The sequence below is a genomic window from Oncorhynchus nerka isolate Pitt River linkage group LG7, Oner_Uvic_2.0, whole genome shotgun sequence.
CATGAGGTCAATTCCCAACATTTCATTTGGATGGTTCACCACGGTCTGCTGCATTTTCCCGGCAGGTCGGCCAATGTCTGGTTTGTATTTCTGGCAGACTTCACACTGCCGTACAAACTTCCGGGTATCAACCCACATGCCGGGCCAGTAAACCACCTCTTGTAGTCTTCGATAAGTTTTAAAAACGCCAAGATGGCCACTCATGGGATTGGCATGATAAGCTTGGATTATCTGGTCACACAATGTAGAGGGAATGAAGACGCGATAATGGGTGCTGTGTATTCCATCTCCTCTTGGAGTTTTTCGATACACTTTATCCTGAATTATGCTATACTTATCATTGAAGCGACTCTTGGAGTCTTCTTCAGACAGACTCTTGTGGATCGCCATGATGGCAGCATCCTTCTGCTGTGCTCTCCATACACTCTCATCATCCAGAGGAAAGGAATCATCCAGACATTTAGCGGTAGTATAAGTACTGCACAAGggaggacaaacattggcagtctcTGTAATCCGAGAAAGGGCATCTGGTACAACGTTCAGTTTTCCTTTGCGATACTCAATGATGAAGTCAAACTTCTGCAGTCTGATAGACCAGCGAATAAGACGGCTGTTGGTCTTGCCTGATGCCAGAACCCACTGCAGAGCAGCATGGTCTGTGACAACGGTGAAGATCTTTGCCTCCAAGTAGTAGCTCCATTTCTCCAAAGCCCACACCACAGCGAGGCACTCCCTTTCAGTCGTTGAATAATTCCTCTCGGCTGAATTAAGGGTGCGACTTGCATAGGCAAGAACTTCTTCTGTTCCAAGTCCTGTTTGTTGAGCCAAGACTGCTCCAAGTCCTGTTTGACTTGCATCCgtgtacacaatgaaatgagcatTCAGGTTAGGATGTCCAAGCACTGGAGGAGTAATTAGACTGTTTTTGAGTGCTTCAAATGCACTTTGGCATGCAGGGGTCCATTGGAATTTCACACCTTTCTTCTTAAGGTGGTTGAGGGGTTCAGCTACCTTTGAAAAATCAGGCACAAACCTGTGGTACCATCCAGCCATACCCAGAAACCGCTGAACAGCCTTGAGGGATGTGGGAATTGGGAATTCCTGCACAGCTGCAACTTTGGCTGGATCTGCATGGATACCTTCAGCATTAACCACATGACCAAGGAACTTGAGTTCTGGCAGACAGAAACGACACTTCTTCAAGTTCAAGGTCAAACCTGCAGCCTTTAGTCTGTCGAAGACGGACTGAATGTCTTGCAGATGATCcgcaacagaggaggagtagattaTGATGTCATCCAGATACACGAGACAATTTCTACCCCTCAGTTCTCCCAGGACAGTCTCCATCAACCGTTGGAAGgttgctggagcattcttcaaaccAAAAGGCATGACTTTGAAGGAGTACAAACCAGCAGGGGTGACAAAGGCAGTCTTGTCCTGACTAGCGGGATCCATTGACACCTGCCAATAGCCACTGTTCAGATCCAGATTACTAAAGATGGATGCTCCTGCCAGAGATTCCAGTATGTCATTTATGTTTGGTAGAGGGTAGGCATCACTTTCTGTTATGGCATTcggcttcctgtagtccacacagAATCGATATCCACCATCTTTCTTAGGAATCAGGACAACCGGAGAAGCCCATCCGGAAAAAGAAGGTTCCACAATTCCATTCTCCAACATGCTTTTGAGCTGTTCATTGAGAATTTCCAGTTTGGCGGGGGACAGCCTGTAGGGAAGCTGCTTAATGGGGACCTCATGCCGGGTATAGATTTTGTGTTTGAAGACGGTTGTACGGCCGAGTGTAAGAGTACAGACCTCACTGTTCACGTCCAACATCTGGGAGAGCTGCCACCTTTCATCATCCGATAGACATGCCTGTTCCACCGCTTGCTTGATGTAGAAATCAGCATCCGGTTTGCTTTTGCTCTCGGATAGAAGGGGGGGTACGGCGGTAATC
It includes:
- the LOC135572624 gene encoding uncharacterized protein LOC135572624, whose product is MQCFSLLDKSSAPPSGFTSATGLASKGIGTGSTTKTPLKILLNNRTPSATVMPPIERSIPIKILFPTFGSPEDDVDPLFFLSKCNDFLSIRPLTDLEVLATLRSVLHGTARDWWEIAREHVSTWEEFQKIFLLAFLSEDYGDELAERVRNRVQGEAEPIRDFAFSYRVLCRRWKADITEQEMVKLLLKNMVPRLASQLRERVQNVDDLVRLGTQFEKDWKHHLQTKNTVPSSQYTYNSPGAKPSQIFVPKIQDKSPVMCWRCKVQHPPDSCPLYVQHQDSGKGQKGPKTESLHRRGGLHTIGSALMPTMKHLDSTASGLIPIPQQLLVPLTVRNWRGKAIIDTGASYTLMQEALWQNMALPHEELRTWEEGPLYLANGEPTTPLGWISIIIKLHGETINLPVAILADSSPAFAVVLGLDFLFFSGLTISMSEPSYRLHSDYSQPHPFQPGNALISGWSLLHYARSGQGQVRDRENIKRQRQKHVPLVKSENPTITLITAVPPLLSESKSKPDADFYIKQAVEQACLSDDERWQLSQMLDVNSEVCTLTLGRTTVFKHKIYTRHEVPIKQLPYRLSPAKLEILNEQLKSMLENGIVEPSFSGWASPVVLIPKKDGGYRFCVDYRKPNAITESDAYPLPNINDILESLAGASIFSNLDLNSGYWQVSMDPASQDKTAFVTPAGLYSFKVMPFGLKNAPATFQRLMETVLGELRGRNCLVYLDDIIIYSSSVADHLQDIQSVFDRLKAAGLTLNLKKCRFCLPELKFLGHVVNAEGIHADPAKVAAVQEFPIPTSLKAVQRFLGMAGWYHRFVPDFSKVAEPLNHLKKKGVKFQWTPACQSAFEALKNSLITPPVLGHPNLNAHFIVYTDASQTGLGAVLAQQTGLGTEEVLAYASRTLNSAERNYSTTERECLAVVWALEKWSYYLEAKIFTVVTDHAALQWVLASGKTNSRLIRWSIRLQKFDFIIEYRKGKLNVVPDALSRITETANVCPPLCSTYTTAKCLDDSFPLDDESVWRAQQKDAAIMAIHKSLSEEDSKSRFNDKYSIIQDKVYRKTPRGDGIHSTHYRVFIPSTLCDQIIQAYHANPMSGHLGVFKTYRRLQEVVYWPGMWVDTRKFVRQCEVCQKYKPDIGRPAGKMQQTVVNHPNEMLGIDLMGPFPPSRGPGMNFYWW